The following nucleotide sequence is from Trifolium pratense cultivar HEN17-A07 linkage group LG2, ARS_RC_1.1, whole genome shotgun sequence.
actagaAATCAGTTAGAAATCAGTTGCAGTTACAGCTGTAAAGACTGAAAACAGTTAGAAATTAGTTACAGTTACTTGTGAAGCAAGGttccaaatgaaatgaaagatGCACACACTGAAAACAGTTAGAAATCAGTTAGAAATACAGTTATCTGTGAATCAAGGTTCCAAATGAAACACACTCTTTAAATAGTACCAATGATCAGAGTATCATTTTCATGAATcacaataaaaatataatcttggaagaagaagaagcatttTTCATACTCTGTTTTCTTTGAGAAAGAAACAACCACACACCATGGCTGAATCACCTCCAAAATCAAATTCAGCACCTGGAAACTCAGATTTAGCACCTGGAACTTCAAATTCAGCACCTGGAAACTCAGATTCATCAACTGCAGCAAAGCCAATTGACATACCTCCACCAGAAAAAGAAGTGAACTCACCGGAAAATGATCCTCCATCGAATTCTCCTTCAGGAACAAGAATCACCATGGCTGAATCACCTCCAAAATCAGATTCAGCACCTGGAACTTCGAATTCAGCACCTGGAAACTCAGATTCATCAACTGCAGCAAAGCCAATTGACATACCTCCACCAGAAAAAGAAGTGAAGTCACCGGAAAATGATCCTCCATCGAATTCTCCTTCAAGAACAAGAATTCCGCCAGAATCTCCTCCACAAGAATCACAAGAGCAGTCTCCTGATAATGATATTCAACCAACCTCTGAGGCTGAGGAACAACAAACCTCTTCTGAAGATTATCTTCTTCAATTTCCACTATCCCTTCAGCAATCACCACCTCGtcgatcatcatcatcatcatcatcatcatctcgaTCACCGTCACCTAAAAAATCATCTGGATCGAAAGGGATTCCGATACCGAAACAGAAATTCAATCCACTTGACGTACCTACACATCATCCTGAAGTGGATTCTCCATTACGAAAAACGCTTCCGGATAAACAACAACGACCACTTCCACCTTTTCTTTCATCAGGTAAATCTCCTGATCCCTCACCAACCAATTCCCCTCCGCAACAGAAACTACCACTTCCCCCTCCTCCACAAAAAACAACACCTCCTCCTCCTTCGCAGCAACAACCAGCACCCCCTCCTCCACCACGCGCTACTCTGAATCAACCATCCACCTCCGCTACGGAAGAACCACCACAGGCGTCCCCTCTTACTCTGCTCCGGAACGACGTCGTAGTAACTGGCTTACTCATCTTTGCTTTTGGATATGCGGTGGTACGCTCTTTTTGTTCTTTCatctttctttctatttatttcttctttcttttttattttttataattagatcgctttaattaattaatctatttAGATTACCTTATGCAGTGAAATAATAACTTATTACTATATAAAGAAAGAAGGATTATGGTGGTGTATGGTACATTTCAATGCATGAACTAGTAGCTATGAAATTCGTAATGTGtgatgtatgtatgtatgtatgtttcttgattaattttcattttttggtcGAATTCCTCGATTAATTTTTACTCGTCTAATAATTAATATCGAATCTgtaatttataatacttattatAGATGT
It contains:
- the LOC123908012 gene encoding uncharacterized protein LOC123908012 isoform X5 is translated as MMMMMMMMIDEVVIAEGIVEIEEDNLQKRFVVPQPQRLVEYHYQETALVILVEEILAEFLFLKENSMEDHFPVTSLLFLVEVCQLALLQLMNLSFQVLNSKFQVLNLILEVIQPWCVVVSFSKKTDWNNAFAPRRHG
- the LOC123908012 gene encoding uncharacterized protein LOC123908012 isoform X6, which gives rise to MMMMMMMMIDEVVIAEGIVEIEEDNLQKRFVVPQPQRLVEYHYQETALVILVEEILAEFLFLKENSMEDHFPVLNSKFQVLNLKFQVLNLSFQVLNLILEVIQPWCVVVSFSKKTDWNNAFAPRRHG
- the LOC123908012 gene encoding uncharacterized protein LOC123908012 isoform X4, translating into MSIGFAAVDESEFPGAEFEVPGAESDFGGDSAMVILVPEGEFDGGSFSGAEFEVPGAKSEFPGAEFDFGGDSAMVCGCFFLKENRDQAVVVKLEAQLVISPYGKERSGQQDAVGSSGWSKQMRVVMEIASKKPHSTQKMGRK
- the LOC123908012 gene encoding uncharacterized protein LOC123908012 isoform X3; this encodes MMMMMMMMIDEVVIAEGIVEIEEDNLQKRFVVPQPQRLVEYHYQETALVILVEEILAEFLFLKENSMEDHFPVSSLLFLVEVCQLALLQLMNLSFQVLNLKFQVLNLSFQVLNLILEVIQPWCVVVSFSKKTDWNNAFAPRRHG
- the LOC123908012 gene encoding uncharacterized protein LOC123908012 isoform X1; this translates as MMMMMMMMIDEVVIAEGIVEIEEDNLQKRFVVPQPQRLVEYHYQETALVILVEEILAEFLFLKENSMEDHFPVTSLLFLVEVCQLALLQLMNLSFQVLNSKFQVLNLKFQVLNLSFQVLNLILEVIQPWCVVVSFSKKTDWNNAFAPRRHG
- the LOC123908012 gene encoding uncharacterized protein LOC123908012 isoform X2, with product MMMMMMMMIDEVVIAEGIVEIEEDNLQKRFVVPQPQRLVEYHYQETALVILVEEILAEFLFLKENSMEDHFPVTSLLFLVEVCQLALLQLMNLSFQVLNSKFQVLNLKFQVLNLSFQVLNLILEVIQPWCVVVSFSKKTEIKQLW
- the LOC123908012 gene encoding uncharacterized protein LOC123908012 isoform X7; the protein is MMMMMMMMIDEVVIAEGIVEIEEDNLQKRFVVPQPQRLVEYHYQETALVILVEEILAEFLFLKENSMEDHFPVLNLKFQVLNLSFQVLNLILEVIQPWCVVVSFSKKTDWNNAFAPRRHG